AACGCACTTATGTGTTCCCACAAAGCACTGTATGTAAAGGTTTGGTGTCAGAATAACTGTAGACTTTACAGAATAATGGTAGACTTTATGGTTTAGATGATGGGAAGTAAAGACCCAGCTCAGACTGAATTCCTGTTTGGTTCTGTACTGGTAGGAATCCTGAGAAACTCAGGGTGTTTGAGTGAGTCAATGATGTTACAACAGGTGATTGAGTccaagtgtctgtgtgattgaATAGGAAACAGTAGGTttggaggatgaggatgagcctggttcctctcaaggtttattcctcatgtcctctcagggagtttttcgtTGCCGCCGTCatctccggcttgctcattagggatagggattatttctttttctctctcttctgtttccatactttggtaaagctgctttgagacaatgggaatcgttaaatgcgctatacaaataaatgtaattgaaaaATTGATAGAAGAAGGCATTGCTCTGCATCCAGTCTTGTATATACAGgcatttgaaaagaaaagagcGTACAAGTGGTCTGAGAATTATTCTGTAATTTACAAGAAATACCGCCTTGCTTGGTTTTTTGGACGCACACGTTCAGATGTTGGAATAATGAAATTTGTAGTGCAGACTGTGTTTACAGTAGTCAAATGTTATTTGATGCTTACCCCTCTGTTTTTTCTAACATGGTTAGGGTCAGAAACTAGAGAAAACATATCAGtcaatacacacatcacatcacatgcaATGATTTAATAGTGTCTTTGGAAggataaaatattacaaataaaaatgtagatattgttttgttttttttttttgctccaagTTCCTATTTCTCACtcatctttaattatttttttattttaataaattatatattgaaCCCATTAAGGTTTTCATGTGACTCAGATATATGTATTTTGCTACTTTATATGTAAACGAGGCCACCAGTACATTTATGTGGTGTAGTATATGAGGAGACAATAAAAGGAAattatatatgacatgtccTCTTATCCACTTTCCCtgtattacatattaaaatgtagtaaaactttatttacttttctaaCTAAAGCGGATTTTATTTCAGGTGTGATGGCAGCATCGTTACGTCTCCTTTTTTCTGTGTCCAGAACTGGTATGATGTTTACATTATAGGAATAAATTTTTCACATAGTGTGGAATTAATTTTTGGGCGTAGTGTGTACATATCAAAATGttgtggtctttttttttctcctcaggcTCCTTTATAGCGAGCCACAATCTTGTGCGTCCTCTCAGTTTATCAGCACACAGAGAGTGTTACAGTAAGTATAACGTGCATAAATCTATATCAACGTATTTCGCTTCATGCCATGTGTAATATAATTGATAATGTTGTCTATTATATAATCCTTATTTTCTGTAGAATATGTGAACGCTCAGGAACCTCTCAATGATATGAAGTCCATCACAGACCGAGCAGCTCAGACCCTGCTGTGGACAGAGCTGTTCCGAGGTCAGTAACATCTGTGTTATCGTTAGAAAACATTGTACCTcctgtttccttttttcccccaacatTTTAGAAAATGCCAGCTGCTAAAAACGGTTCAAAGTAACAGAATAAAATCTATTACCTATAAAAAATTAGTCAGTCAGTGTCTGAGAAATTGACTTTCCCGCAACAAGATATCTGGGATTAATTAAAGTATCATTGTCTTAATGGTGGTgtaaaaatcagaatcagaatgaaataatattaataaacagaatgaaagtgTTCTTATGTCatagaaccttttttttataagcTACAGCTCACTCACCAGTGAAACTGTCATGTTTTAGGTTTGGGAATGACTATGAGTTATCTTTTCCGTGAGCCTGCCACCATTAACTACCCATTTGAGAAAGGTCCACTGTCCCCACGTTTTCGTGGAGAGCACGCCCTGCGCCGGTACCCATCTGGAGAGGAGCGCTGCATCGCCTGCAAACTGTGTGAAGCTATCTGCCCAGCACAGGtacata
The Tachysurus vachellii isolate PV-2020 chromosome 6, HZAU_Pvac_v1, whole genome shotgun sequence genome window above contains:
- the ndufs8a gene encoding NADH:ubiquinone oxidoreductase core subunit S8a; this encodes MAASLRLLFSVSRTGSFIASHNLVRPLSLSAHRECYKYVNAQEPLNDMKSITDRAAQTLLWTELFRGLGMTMSYLFREPATINYPFEKGPLSPRFRGEHALRRYPSGEERCIACKLCEAICPAQAITIEAEPRADGSRRTTRYDIDMTKCIYCGFCQEACPVDAIVEGPNFEFSTETHEELLYNKEKLLNNGDKWEAEIAANIQADYLYR